TATAGTGAGTGCCGGCATAGGCCACCGTATCGATGCGCTCCATCTCGCGCTCATTGATCCGGCCAACATAGCCCACCGAATGCGCGAAGTGCTCGGCCTGCGGATAGTACCGCACGAAGCTGGCCTGCACGTCGACGCCCGGCAGACGGAACTGGTTCACGGCAATTCTGGCGATCTGCTCTTCAGTCAGACCGAACATCACCGGCACCGCCTCGAAGGGTCGCCGCGCCTGCAACAGCCGGCGACGCAGCTGCTCGATATCCGCCTCATCCAACTGCAGCAGATCGCGCAGCAAGTTGATGGTCTCATCCAGATCGGAGGTGCGCTCGCGGGTGATATTCAGGCTGAAACTGGGTCGATTCTCAGCCAGCACCACACCGTTACGATCATAGATCCGGCCACGCCCCGGCGGGACCGGCTGCACATGCACCCGATTGTTCTCGGAGAGCGTGGAATGGTGTTCGTATTGCACTACTTGCAACCAATACATCCGCCCCAGCAGACCAAACGCCAGCAAAACGATGAACACCACCGCGAGAATGATTCTGCGCTGAATGATGCCCGCGTCGTTGAGATGGTCCTTGATGCGAATCGGCTTGGCCATGTATCACTTGTGGTAAGGGTGGCGGTTCAGAATGGTCCAGGCGCGATACAGCTGTTCGGCAAGTAGAATACGTACCAGCGGATGGGGCAATGTCAGCGGCGACAGCGACCAGCGTTGGTCGCTGCGTGCAGCTACCTCACTGGCGAGGCCTTCAGGGCCGCCGACCATCAGGTTGACCGTGCGTGCATCCAGCCGCCAGTTTTCCAGCTGCTCGGCCAGCGCCTCGGTCGACCATGGCCGACCTTCGACTTCAAGCGTAACGATTCGTTCACCGGGCTGCGTGGCCGCCAGCATCTGCTCGCCTTCCCGGCGAATCATTCGGGCAATATCAGCATTCTTGCCACGGGTGGCCAGCGGAATCTCCACCAGCTCCAGCGGCAGATCAGGCGGCATACGCTTGGCATACTCCTGATAACCCTGTTCCACCCAGCGCGGCATGCGTGACGCCACGCTGATCAGGCGAATTCGCAAGAAGACCTACTCCGCCGTGGGTTGTTGCTGCTGCCGACGCGACTCAGCGCTCTGCCAGAGTTTCTCCAGATCATAGAACTGGCGCGTGGCCGGCTGCATGATGTGCACCACGACATCGCCCAGATCCACCAGCACCCACTCACCGGATTCCTTGCCTTCAACGCCCAGCGGGCGCGCGCCTGCCGCCTTGGCCTTCTCGATGACGTTATCGGCCAGCGCGCTCACCTGACGGTTGGAGCTACCACTGGCGATCATCATGTAATCGGTCACGCCGGTCAGCTCACGCACGTCGATACGCACTACGTCCTTGGCCTTGAGTT
Above is a genomic segment from Halopseudomonas litoralis containing:
- the rsfS gene encoding ribosome silencing factor, which encodes MQIENLVKAIEDALDELKAKDVVRIDVRELTGVTDYMMIASGSSNRQVSALADNVIEKAKAAGARPLGVEGKESGEWVLVDLGDVVVHIMQPATRQFYDLEKLWQSAESRRQQQQPTAE
- the rlmH gene encoding 23S rRNA (pseudouridine(1915)-N(3))-methyltransferase RlmH; this translates as MRIRLISVASRMPRWVEQGYQEYAKRMPPDLPLELVEIPLATRGKNADIARMIRREGEQMLAATQPGERIVTLEVEGRPWSTEALAEQLENWRLDARTVNLMVGGPEGLASEVAARSDQRWSLSPLTLPHPLVRILLAEQLYRAWTILNRHPYHK